The following are encoded in a window of Mycobacteroides chelonae CCUG 47445 genomic DNA:
- a CDS encoding LuxR C-terminal-related transcriptional regulator, producing the protein MESPVGSGKSRILLESMLLADRRGYAVIDGLPEKPRVMKSSMTRACQLESQIKDLLRRGPVLVAVDDLQWVDTPSVEALLGLVDRFAGVPLVWEFALRPGGLDDLGGYFFKAMSRDGRAEWLQPLGALSESAIAEVVGDLLDADPSHDLVRLCECFDATPQVTVQLIQGLIEDGAIEVNHGVAKLKPEKPDPYAGETIMAPACLASLVSDRLSGLRGVSREALQVAAVLGRVFCPEDLSEMLGCSPAELVAPLSEAVAAGLIVAQAVDFAFPHDLIRRAVLGSVPAPLVPLLHRQAAAMLVERNGGHTERSAVHLLHGHANDAEAAGIIARIAERLMSVAPESAATLALRGMEKAPKGSRVHLRMAGIAVVGLLRSGSLARAAEIAEQVMHDPWEGAGVMVDRVRAGLITAMALRGETDGALVLASNSQGLADGRAVRRTQLVRLALSFFSQIESVETTAEGILSDSASCPASMTMAAMSIRATVSWRRGRASDALRAIEESVDLWQRQSGDSFDSYPLWQKAWMLLRMQELDAADGAIEALGRVIESSRTEVLVPVYLSLRGWCRLARGDMAGAEVDGSDALSLCYRYRMQLPVPWLHAFLAWTALRRGELGLASDCVQRLDECLPHNQQHPLWGLRCLIRAQVSAAGGEPGTALRALLDAGDSLELIIADPASAAWCVRLARGVGHESFARDVVRTSRMISELNPDQPFLAVVADHCRALMDRDAIIVKSLAGQYMDPWVRASATEDVGVLLAEVDRATAVSELSAAMAGYVELGADWDAARVRHRLRDLGVRRRHWSHTTRASTGWASLTIAEEKVARLAAGGLTNRQVARELFISAHTVGFHLRQIYRKLEIRSRVDLARIAPPEVCDVLGGERGEG; encoded by the coding sequence TTGGAGTCTCCGGTCGGCAGCGGCAAGAGCCGGATACTGCTCGAGTCGATGTTGTTGGCCGACCGCCGCGGCTACGCGGTGATCGATGGTCTTCCAGAAAAGCCTCGCGTCATGAAGTCATCGATGACACGAGCCTGCCAGCTCGAGTCTCAAATCAAGGATCTGCTCAGGCGGGGGCCGGTTTTGGTGGCCGTTGATGATCTCCAATGGGTAGACACCCCGAGCGTGGAAGCGTTGTTGGGTTTGGTTGATAGGTTTGCAGGTGTACCGCTGGTGTGGGAATTTGCGCTCAGGCCAGGAGGTTTGGATGATCTCGGCGGGTACTTCTTCAAGGCGATGAGCCGAGATGGGCGAGCCGAGTGGCTCCAGCCGCTGGGAGCGTTATCTGAGTCGGCGATTGCCGAAGTTGTCGGTGACCTGCTCGATGCGGATCCCAGTCACGATCTGGTGAGATTGTGCGAGTGTTTTGACGCCACTCCGCAGGTCACGGTCCAGCTGATTCAGGGGTTGATAGAGGATGGCGCGATCGAGGTAAATCACGGCGTGGCGAAGCTGAAGCCCGAGAAACCTGATCCTTATGCCGGTGAAACTATAATGGCACCAGCATGTTTGGCATCTCTGGTGTCAGATCGACTTTCTGGGCTGCGGGGAGTAAGTCGAGAGGCGCTGCAAGTGGCTGCCGTTCTGGGCCGAGTCTTCTGTCCGGAAGATTTGTCGGAGATGCTCGGATGTTCTCCGGCGGAGTTGGTGGCTCCCCTGTCGGAGGCCGTGGCCGCTGGTTTGATTGTTGCTCAAGCGGTTGACTTCGCCTTTCCGCATGATCTGATTCGCCGCGCGGTGCTGGGTAGCGTGCCGGCTCCCTTGGTCCCGCTATTGCATCGTCAAGCCGCAGCCATGCTGGTCGAACGAAACGGTGGACACACAGAGAGGTCCGCTGTGCATTTGTTACACGGACACGCGAACGATGCGGAGGCGGCTGGGATCATCGCCCGGATCGCTGAACGGTTGATGTCGGTTGCGCCTGAGTCAGCTGCCACCTTGGCATTGCGCGGAATGGAGAAGGCGCCCAAGGGGAGTCGTGTACACCTAAGGATGGCCGGCATTGCGGTCGTTGGGTTGCTTCGGTCCGGCAGCCTAGCTCGAGCGGCCGAAATCGCTGAGCAGGTCATGCACGACCCGTGGGAGGGGGCAGGCGTAATGGTTGACCGGGTTCGGGCGGGCCTGATCACGGCGATGGCACTGCGCGGAGAGACGGATGGAGCTTTGGTGCTGGCATCGAATTCACAAGGTCTTGCCGATGGTCGTGCTGTACGTCGTACCCAGCTGGTGCGGCTGGCGCTTTCGTTCTTTTCGCAGATCGAGTCTGTCGAGACTACGGCCGAGGGGATCCTGTCCGATTCGGCGTCATGCCCAGCCTCTATGACGATGGCGGCGATGTCGATACGTGCGACGGTGTCCTGGCGTCGGGGCAGGGCTTCCGATGCGCTGCGCGCAATCGAGGAATCGGTTGACCTGTGGCAAAGACAATCTGGGGACTCCTTTGATTCCTACCCGTTGTGGCAGAAGGCGTGGATGCTGCTGCGGATGCAGGAATTGGACGCCGCCGACGGCGCGATCGAGGCCCTGGGCCGGGTTATCGAGTCCAGCAGGACAGAAGTGCTGGTCCCGGTCTATTTGTCGCTGCGTGGATGGTGTCGACTCGCCCGCGGCGATATGGCCGGAGCAGAAGTGGACGGTTCCGATGCGTTGAGCTTGTGTTATCGCTACCGGATGCAACTGCCCGTTCCGTGGCTGCACGCGTTTCTGGCATGGACTGCGCTACGCCGTGGCGAGCTGGGCTTGGCATCCGACTGCGTGCAACGCCTCGACGAGTGTCTCCCGCACAATCAGCAGCATCCGTTGTGGGGGTTGCGCTGCCTGATCCGCGCTCAGGTAAGTGCGGCAGGCGGTGAGCCTGGGACGGCGCTCAGAGCTCTGCTCGACGCTGGTGACAGCCTGGAACTGATAATCGCAGACCCTGCGTCTGCCGCGTGGTGTGTGCGGCTGGCGCGGGGTGTCGGCCACGAATCCTTCGCTCGGGATGTAGTACGGACTTCCCGGATGATCAGCGAGCTGAACCCGGATCAGCCATTTTTGGCGGTGGTGGCGGATCACTGCCGGGCACTGATGGACCGTGATGCCATTATCGTCAAATCCCTTGCGGGCCAGTATATGGACCCGTGGGTCCGCGCTTCGGCGACAGAGGACGTCGGGGTGCTGCTGGCAGAAGTAGACCGCGCGACCGCGGTATCTGAACTCAGTGCCGCGATGGCGGGTTACGTGGAGCTGGGCGCGGACTGGGACGCTGCCCGGGTTCGGCATCGGCTGCGCGACCTCGGTGTCCGACGGCGGCATTGGAGTCACACCACGCGTGCATCCACGGGTTGGGCAAGTCTGACCATTGCCGAGGAGAAAGTGGCGCGGCTAGCCGCTGGCGGTCTCACCAATCGCCAGGTCGCGCGAGAGCTCTTTATCTCTGCCCACACAGTGGGGTTCCATCTGCGCCAGATTTACCGCAAGCTGGAGATTCGGTCGCGGGTAGATCTGGCAAGAATCGCGCCACCTGAAGTGTGCGATGTGCTGGGTGGCGAACGGGGAGAAGGATGA
- a CDS encoding SDR family NAD(P)-dependent oxidoreductase, translated as MATYPDRPIAGSRIVITGATNGIGKEIARALVRRGALLTLVARDPVKAADTIRELAAENGAITAPEYIQADLADLDSVRAAAREIAATHPRIDTLVNNAGIHSLSSKPSVDGFDLMTATNHLGPFLLTNLLLEPIIAADHARIVITASEAHRSWPRINLDRFAEPRSYNAIGSEVRYGQSKLMNILFTQELARRLEGSGVTVNCFCPGMVSTGLVRDSRILTAAAGLAARTPFVRRPDQGARMGIRLVLDDNLATISGQFFTSTPGLGVLPAVRIRSNQHAQEELWQRSRELVNL; from the coding sequence ATGGCCACATATCCAGATCGCCCCATCGCCGGTTCCCGGATCGTCATCACCGGTGCCACCAACGGGATCGGGAAGGAAATTGCCCGTGCGCTGGTGCGGCGCGGGGCGCTACTCACGCTGGTGGCGCGCGACCCCGTCAAGGCAGCCGACACGATCCGGGAGCTGGCGGCCGAGAACGGGGCGATCACCGCACCGGAGTACATCCAGGCAGACCTCGCCGACCTGGACTCGGTGCGGGCAGCGGCCCGCGAGATCGCCGCGACACACCCCCGGATCGACACCCTGGTGAACAACGCCGGCATCCATTCCCTGTCGAGCAAGCCCAGCGTGGACGGCTTTGATCTGATGACGGCGACCAACCACCTCGGACCATTTCTGCTGACCAACCTGTTGTTGGAGCCGATCATCGCCGCGGATCACGCGCGCATCGTCATCACCGCATCCGAGGCACACCGATCATGGCCGCGCATCAACTTGGACCGATTCGCAGAACCGCGCTCCTACAACGCCATTGGCTCCGAGGTCCGGTACGGACAGTCCAAGTTGATGAACATCCTGTTCACCCAGGAACTCGCGCGGCGGCTGGAGGGCAGCGGGGTGACGGTCAACTGCTTCTGCCCGGGCATGGTCTCGACTGGACTGGTTCGGGACAGCCGCATCCTCACCGCTGCGGCGGGCCTGGCCGCACGCACACCGTTCGTGCGGCGCCCCGACCAGGGAGCCCGGATGGGGATTCGGCTGGTGCTCGATGACAACCTCGCGACAATCAGCGGGCAGTTCTTCACGTCGACCCCGGGCCTGGGCGTACTGCCCGCCGTCCGGATCCGCTCCAACCAGCACGCACAAGAGGAACTCTGGCAGCGGTCACGCGAGTTGGTGAACCTGTAG
- a CDS encoding pyrimidine dimer DNA glycosylase/endonuclease V: protein MRLWSLHPCNLDAKGLVACWRETLLAQKVLQGGTRGYRNHPQLDRFASLAQPVAAIGVYLVGLANEADQRGYRFNRGLIGFPAAAFEPLIDVHRGQLAYERWLLDTKLAQRNPDLLATDSPMRLRPHPLFRPVRGDIENWEKVLPAYPG, encoded by the coding sequence ATGCGACTGTGGTCTCTACATCCGTGCAATCTCGATGCCAAGGGGCTGGTCGCGTGCTGGCGGGAAACGCTCTTGGCGCAGAAGGTTCTGCAGGGAGGCACCCGCGGATACCGCAACCACCCGCAGCTGGACCGGTTCGCATCGTTGGCACAGCCAGTTGCCGCCATTGGCGTCTACCTGGTCGGCCTCGCCAATGAGGCCGACCAACGCGGATATCGGTTCAACCGTGGGCTCATCGGTTTTCCTGCGGCCGCGTTCGAACCGTTGATCGACGTTCATCGCGGGCAACTCGCCTACGAACGCTGGCTGTTGGACACCAAACTGGCGCAACGTAACCCGGACCTTCTAGCGACCGATAGTCCCATGCGGCTGCGCCCGCATCCGCTCTTTCGCCCGGTGCGCGGCGACATCGAAAACTGGGAGAAGGTATTGCCCGCCTACCCCGGGTGA
- a CDS encoding glycoside hydrolase, which yields MPTDLGSTLTLDSSLVGTVSHTFSKSRGTQNYAVFMAITDGSPTAAARDYRTLLQVQNKFVTLADKIKANPDVQKLIGAFHAYTWAGGREPETVLRLHALGIRRMWLGYDDDGDPAMNSAAVEAAKEAGYLVGPYVSFDNAQDPAGEIDNPGSRWPAGIYPNACVHTAEGKTVNGFQDRGCYLSSQALAQMPDLVQARVRSRTANGANSVFVDVDATGVTFDDYTPGHPMTQAQDRRNRLKRLDDIGKRYVLGSETVGSWATSAVAFSHGSSTPIISALWPLERDKGIWGEYWGEDGPQFFFRKVQLPPVLHDTMFNPKYRIPLYESVFHDSLVSTDRWELPFNKLPAEKRSRALLALLNLAPLMYALNTDTLDREGADLAALQKFYSTLSDTAGTEPLSTFEWLTADRLVQRTVFGDRKLTVTANFGDVPYADVAPGCVAAEPGGVFCT from the coding sequence GTGCCCACGGATCTGGGCTCGACGCTGACCCTGGACTCCAGCCTGGTGGGCACGGTGTCGCACACATTCAGCAAGAGCCGCGGCACCCAGAACTATGCCGTGTTTATGGCGATTACCGACGGATCGCCCACGGCCGCGGCACGGGATTACCGCACGCTGCTCCAAGTGCAGAACAAGTTCGTCACCCTGGCCGACAAAATTAAGGCCAATCCCGACGTACAAAAGCTCATCGGGGCATTTCACGCGTACACGTGGGCGGGTGGGCGTGAACCTGAAACAGTGCTGCGGCTGCATGCGTTGGGGATACGGCGAATGTGGCTTGGGTATGACGACGATGGGGACCCGGCCATGAACTCCGCAGCCGTTGAGGCAGCGAAAGAAGCTGGGTACCTGGTTGGGCCATATGTGTCCTTTGACAATGCCCAAGACCCAGCGGGGGAGATCGATAATCCCGGGTCGCGATGGCCGGCGGGTATCTATCCCAATGCCTGCGTCCACACCGCAGAAGGAAAGACCGTCAACGGTTTTCAAGACCGCGGCTGCTACCTCAGCTCGCAAGCCCTAGCGCAGATGCCTGACCTCGTGCAGGCGCGGGTTCGCTCGCGCACGGCAAACGGTGCCAACAGCGTCTTCGTGGACGTCGACGCGACCGGTGTGACTTTCGATGACTACACGCCGGGCCACCCGATGACACAAGCCCAAGACCGGCGCAACCGCTTGAAGCGGCTCGACGACATTGGCAAGCGGTATGTGCTGGGTTCGGAAACGGTGGGTTCCTGGGCCACGAGCGCCGTGGCATTCAGTCATGGGTCCAGCACACCCATCATTTCCGCCCTGTGGCCCCTTGAGCGGGACAAAGGAATCTGGGGAGAATATTGGGGGGAAGACGGACCCCAGTTCTTCTTCAGGAAAGTTCAGCTCCCGCCGGTGCTGCACGACACGATGTTCAATCCAAAGTATCGAATTCCGCTATATGAGAGCGTATTTCACGACTCGTTGGTCAGCACTGATAGGTGGGAGCTGCCGTTCAACAAGCTCCCTGCCGAGAAGCGGAGTCGGGCGCTCTTAGCGCTGCTCAATCTGGCCCCACTGATGTACGCCTTGAATACGGACACCCTTGACCGTGAAGGGGCTGATTTAGCGGCCCTGCAGAAGTTCTATTCCACGCTGAGCGACACCGCGGGTACTGAACCCCTGTCCACATTCGAATGGCTCACTGCGGATCGACTCGTGCAGCGGACAGTTTTCGGAGACAGGAAGCTCACCGTCACAGCCAACTTTGGTGATGTGCCCTACGCCGATGTTGCCCCGGGTTGCGTGGCGGCAGAACCGGGTGGTGTCTTCTGTACGTGA
- a CDS encoding non-ribosomal peptide synthetase has protein sequence MDAQRLQRLELTRAQSEQWMAVDPADGSAGNVAHCVELTGPVDFLLLARACNFELMASGVDVIRFSEYEGHPYQWLSRRPSRDPLWVDLTEEADPVAAAYSWMRSDYTEPRPMMRNPLTLWALIKVGPDHYFWYVRSHHAVIDGYGGLAITARIADYYSATIQGKEPAPYRGLSVPELITLEQEYTNSEDFGRDRVYWAERTAELEIAVHSRETETRSTLEHRAEAALSAELGVRLDAVAETAGTSIARVLTAALCGFESVLSGQDTGTVALAIAGRRTTALKLSGGMISNAIPIGLYCGYPVTRDGLIEAAASAVSSSLRHARYRFEDIRRDAGAVGYGRNAFGPTVNILLAENIVRLGMAMGTYEILTSGNTEYLHFDIYRSGPDNLLRINLIGNDAFFTATDIRERLGRCLRYLHEFLSAPGDTPLGKINTLDDAERRRMLTWGNGDEFVQAAVLPAEASLAEIFHRRVATHLDEVVIRSDGTSWRYREFASRVNRLARQLIELGVGPETVVAVAMVRSVDILVSMYAVIVAGGAYLPIDPASPESRNAHIAEVAAPHLVLTRSDDPHAQGLPASVPVIAVDRIDLSEFSDRPVVDADRRCPLRPGHIAYIIFTSGSTGRPKGVMVDHAAIAAHLGWMQARYHMSSSDVVLHKTPATFDVSIWEMLWPILFGARVVIAAPDRHTDHAYLEALIGAEQVTIAHFVPSVLEVFAAEAELSACQSVRMIISSGEVLPADLASRIRAAGIEIHNLYGPTETTIDVTSQQVSESHTDTVPIGAPVAGTRLFVLDGWLRPVPPGVPGELYVAGIQLARGYVNCPELTAQRFVACPNAAGERMYRTGDVVRWDASGCLEYLGRKDFQLKLHGVRIEPGEIEAVLTDHPAIDRAVVIAHSEGRAKDHRLVGYVVASGDFGVAHERDTVHRWRDVYDELYGDRAQDQRSRPGLGAEDDFTGWTSSYTGDPIPLDQMREWRDLTVNRIRELGPRRVLEIGVGSGLILSKIAPLCEVYCGSDLSPVTVARLEGRLRDVKEAWTRRVHLIVGAADELSDYATGRFDTVLLNSVVQYFPSAHYLRRVVDRALRVLAPGGALFIGDVRSLRYLRELETGVELARGSDGDSGDVGRRVLRRLSNQRELLVDPHFFAEIAQEFPGVVHDIQLKRGNSINELTRYRYDVVLHKMPKPTVSVKKTACVEFVDMDAIRSLLPGRGVECVRVQAIPHRGLLTEIRAVDEMAKNAKDLATVGDREDGAACGPSEGLLPEDLHAAAADCGYSCAVTWSARRGYMEAVFVQTSALNGRCIVDAYVPGTSSRSVTPTSNKPMSGVLAEAVREFAAARLPDYMAPSVIVVLGEWPLTASGKLDRAGLPAPSMVQNRYRAPTSDAERLLSGVFAEVLGVDRVGIDDDFVALGGDSILSTQIVARARRISMVFTSRDVLEKRTVRRLVQFITSGETTLALQEVSGAGVGEMELSPAAQWLMELGGNGCGRFHLSTLVRLPRGIDRHSLVSVLTAVIQQHAMMRARLCRKEVGSQQEWRIVAGSASSIDVDALLSRVRVESGQGIPEGVWEAAVSELNPFLGNVLRAVWLDRGPDGEGSLLLVAHHLVFDGVSSRIVLEDLAAAWTDIEAGRPLAPSPGGTSMRTWLHALRVEASSASRVAELAMWKSMLDGPDPLPGIRALDPAVDTTAKIQRVQTFIDAETTSAILGPGLAGKKTQLSDILMAALAVAVARWQGRRGVVLPSVLLRLIGHGRQELAGADLSRTVGWFNSIYPLRIDLSGIHLDEDPAGNPDVAAAVLAVAQRVQSIPDGGVGYGLLRYLNRDTALELPDEMPGRICFNYLGQIQTDAKDAGAWKPIVEGLYESMPDPGLPAAAALDITAVVIDGRMIGDFGFPTLLFEVREVQELAELWADALSSLVVTLSSR, from the coding sequence ATGGATGCGCAACGTCTCCAGAGACTGGAACTCACCCGAGCACAATCCGAGCAGTGGATGGCGGTGGATCCTGCTGACGGGTCTGCAGGCAACGTGGCTCACTGCGTTGAACTCACCGGCCCTGTCGACTTTCTATTGCTCGCGCGGGCATGCAATTTCGAGCTTATGGCATCCGGTGTCGACGTGATCAGATTCTCTGAATACGAGGGCCACCCATACCAATGGTTATCTCGACGACCCAGCAGAGACCCGCTTTGGGTGGACTTGACCGAAGAGGCGGACCCGGTCGCTGCGGCGTATTCGTGGATGCGCAGCGATTACACCGAACCACGCCCTATGATGCGTAATCCGCTCACACTATGGGCGCTGATCAAGGTGGGACCAGATCACTATTTCTGGTACGTGCGGTCCCATCATGCCGTGATAGACGGCTACGGCGGCCTCGCGATCACCGCCCGGATCGCCGACTACTACTCGGCGACGATTCAGGGTAAGGAGCCAGCTCCCTATCGCGGCCTCTCGGTGCCGGAACTCATTACGCTGGAACAGGAATACACGAATTCTGAAGATTTCGGGCGGGACCGTGTCTACTGGGCCGAGCGCACGGCCGAGCTGGAAATCGCAGTACATAGTCGCGAGACAGAGACGCGCAGCACGTTGGAGCACCGTGCAGAGGCCGCGCTTAGTGCAGAACTAGGCGTGAGGCTGGATGCTGTTGCCGAGACGGCGGGCACCAGCATTGCCAGGGTCCTGACGGCTGCGCTCTGCGGATTCGAATCAGTGCTATCAGGCCAGGACACGGGCACAGTGGCGCTTGCGATTGCGGGCCGACGGACCACGGCGCTGAAACTCTCCGGCGGAATGATCTCTAACGCGATACCGATCGGTCTCTACTGCGGGTACCCGGTCACCAGAGATGGTCTGATTGAAGCCGCCGCCTCTGCGGTGTCCAGCAGTCTGCGGCATGCACGGTACCGGTTCGAGGACATAAGACGCGACGCCGGTGCCGTGGGATATGGGAGGAATGCATTCGGGCCCACGGTAAACATACTTTTGGCCGAGAACATCGTGCGGTTGGGCATGGCCATGGGGACGTACGAGATTCTTACCTCGGGGAACACCGAGTACCTGCATTTCGACATCTACCGATCTGGGCCCGACAATCTTCTACGTATCAACCTTATTGGGAACGATGCCTTCTTCACCGCAACAGATATCCGGGAGCGGCTAGGTCGGTGTTTGAGGTACCTGCACGAGTTCTTGAGTGCCCCGGGCGACACCCCACTCGGCAAGATCAACACGCTCGATGATGCGGAACGGCGCCGGATGCTTACCTGGGGTAACGGCGATGAGTTCGTGCAGGCTGCCGTTCTTCCCGCAGAGGCCTCGCTCGCGGAGATCTTCCACAGACGGGTGGCCACTCACCTAGACGAGGTGGTGATCCGCAGCGACGGTACTTCGTGGAGGTACCGAGAATTCGCAAGCCGCGTCAATAGGCTGGCTCGACAGTTGATCGAACTGGGTGTTGGGCCCGAGACCGTCGTGGCGGTTGCGATGGTGCGGTCGGTGGACATATTGGTGAGTATGTACGCGGTGATTGTCGCAGGCGGCGCTTACCTTCCCATCGATCCGGCGTCGCCGGAATCCCGCAATGCACATATCGCAGAGGTGGCCGCGCCGCATCTTGTCCTCACGAGGAGTGATGACCCGCATGCACAAGGGTTGCCGGCATCTGTCCCCGTCATCGCGGTCGACAGGATTGACCTGTCGGAGTTCTCCGATCGTCCTGTCGTCGATGCCGATCGAAGGTGCCCACTTCGGCCAGGCCATATTGCCTACATAATCTTCACCTCTGGTTCGACCGGAAGGCCTAAGGGAGTAATGGTCGATCATGCGGCCATCGCGGCCCATCTGGGATGGATGCAAGCGCGATACCACATGAGTTCCAGTGATGTGGTGTTGCACAAAACCCCTGCCACTTTCGATGTGTCGATTTGGGAGATGTTGTGGCCAATTCTATTTGGAGCGCGGGTAGTGATCGCCGCTCCAGATAGGCATACCGATCATGCCTATCTGGAGGCTCTCATAGGCGCAGAGCAGGTAACGATTGCCCACTTCGTCCCTTCCGTGCTGGAGGTGTTCGCGGCCGAGGCTGAGCTATCGGCCTGTCAGAGCGTGCGGATGATCATCTCGTCGGGTGAAGTGCTGCCGGCAGATCTGGCCAGCCGCATACGCGCGGCCGGTATCGAGATACATAACCTATATGGACCCACGGAAACAACCATTGATGTTACTTCACAACAAGTTTCGGAATCGCATACCGATACGGTACCGATAGGCGCGCCCGTCGCGGGTACCCGGCTCTTCGTCCTGGATGGATGGCTGAGGCCGGTACCGCCAGGAGTGCCGGGTGAACTGTATGTCGCCGGAATCCAGCTTGCGCGTGGCTATGTCAACTGCCCGGAACTGACTGCGCAGCGCTTCGTGGCATGCCCGAACGCTGCGGGGGAGCGCATGTACCGTACCGGCGATGTCGTGCGGTGGGATGCGTCAGGGTGCCTGGAATATTTGGGACGCAAGGATTTTCAGCTGAAGTTACATGGAGTGCGCATTGAACCGGGTGAGATAGAGGCCGTCTTGACGGATCATCCTGCTATCGACCGCGCAGTGGTGATAGCGCATTCGGAGGGGCGAGCAAAAGATCACAGGCTGGTGGGATACGTCGTGGCGTCAGGCGACTTCGGCGTGGCTCACGAGCGCGACACAGTACATCGCTGGCGTGACGTCTACGACGAACTGTATGGCGACCGGGCACAAGATCAGCGGTCCCGACCTGGCTTGGGGGCCGAAGACGACTTCACCGGCTGGACTAGCAGCTACACCGGAGATCCGATCCCGTTGGATCAGATGCGTGAATGGCGTGACCTGACAGTGAACCGTATTCGTGAACTCGGCCCGCGACGAGTATTGGAGATCGGTGTCGGCTCGGGACTGATTTTGTCGAAGATCGCACCCCTGTGTGAGGTCTACTGCGGTTCGGATCTCTCGCCCGTGACTGTGGCCCGCCTCGAGGGGCGGCTGCGTGACGTGAAGGAGGCGTGGACTAGGCGCGTTCACCTTATCGTCGGTGCAGCAGACGAATTGAGTGACTACGCCACCGGACGCTTTGACACCGTCCTACTCAACTCAGTGGTGCAGTACTTCCCCAGTGCGCACTACCTGCGGCGTGTTGTTGATCGGGCCCTGCGGGTACTCGCGCCAGGAGGTGCGCTGTTCATCGGTGATGTACGAAGTTTGAGATATCTGCGGGAACTCGAGACCGGGGTGGAGTTAGCACGGGGAAGTGATGGCGATTCGGGCGATGTAGGTCGGCGCGTGCTGAGGCGATTGTCGAATCAGCGCGAACTGTTGGTGGACCCGCACTTCTTCGCCGAGATCGCGCAGGAGTTCCCTGGCGTTGTCCACGACATTCAGCTCAAGCGGGGCAACTCGATCAACGAACTGACTCGTTACAGATATGACGTAGTTCTGCATAAGATGCCTAAACCGACTGTCTCCGTGAAGAAGACGGCGTGCGTGGAGTTCGTCGATATGGATGCCATCAGGTCGCTACTCCCGGGGCGAGGTGTGGAATGCGTTCGAGTGCAGGCTATTCCGCATCGGGGCCTGTTGACCGAAATCCGGGCAGTCGACGAGATGGCGAAAAATGCGAAAGACCTAGCGACAGTGGGGGATCGTGAGGACGGAGCCGCGTGCGGGCCGTCCGAAGGATTGTTGCCAGAAGATCTCCATGCCGCAGCGGCCGACTGCGGCTACTCGTGTGCGGTCACATGGTCGGCGCGACGCGGCTATATGGAGGCCGTCTTCGTGCAGACGTCCGCGCTGAACGGCAGATGCATTGTCGATGCCTACGTCCCCGGTACTTCGAGCCGGTCTGTTACACCGACGTCGAACAAGCCGATGTCTGGTGTCTTAGCCGAGGCCGTGCGCGAGTTCGCCGCGGCACGGCTGCCCGACTATATGGCGCCGTCGGTGATCGTGGTGCTCGGCGAGTGGCCGTTGACCGCGTCGGGGAAGCTGGATCGTGCCGGGCTGCCCGCTCCGTCGATGGTGCAGAACAGGTACCGCGCTCCCACCTCCGACGCAGAGCGGCTCTTAAGCGGCGTATTTGCTGAAGTGCTCGGAGTGGATCGGGTCGGTATCGACGATGACTTTGTCGCGCTGGGAGGGGACAGCATTCTCTCGACGCAGATCGTGGCGCGGGCGCGCAGGATCTCCATGGTGTTCACATCGCGCGATGTACTCGAGAAGCGCACGGTAAGACGGTTGGTCCAGTTCATCACGAGTGGAGAAACAACCCTTGCCCTGCAGGAAGTCTCCGGCGCAGGCGTGGGTGAGATGGAATTGTCGCCTGCGGCCCAATGGTTGATGGAGTTGGGAGGCAACGGTTGCGGCCGCTTCCATCTCTCCACACTCGTCAGATTGCCCAGAGGTATCGATCGGCACTCGCTCGTGTCAGTGCTCACCGCGGTCATCCAACAACACGCCATGATGCGGGCTCGGTTGTGCCGCAAAGAGGTGGGATCCCAACAGGAATGGCGAATAGTTGCAGGTTCGGCGAGCTCGATAGACGTTGACGCGTTGCTGAGCCGCGTCCGGGTTGAGAGTGGTCAGGGTATTCCGGAAGGCGTCTGGGAGGCGGCGGTAAGCGAGTTGAACCCATTCTTGGGCAACGTACTCCGGGCGGTATGGCTTGACCGCGGACCTGATGGTGAGGGCAGCTTGTTGTTGGTGGCGCATCATCTGGTTTTCGATGGGGTGTCTTCACGGATCGTGCTGGAGGACCTGGCGGCGGCGTGGACCGATATCGAGGCGGGACGACCGCTCGCCCCATCGCCGGGCGGTACTTCGATGCGAACCTGGTTGCACGCCTTGCGTGTCGAGGCGAGTTCCGCATCTCGGGTGGCGGAGCTTGCGATGTGGAAATCGATGCTTGACGGGCCAGATCCGTTGCCGGGGATTCGGGCGCTCGATCCGGCGGTCGACACCACCGCGAAAATCCAGCGGGTGCAAACATTTATTGATGCCGAAACGACTTCGGCAATTCTTGGCCCCGGGCTGGCAGGGAAGAAGACTCAGCTTAGCGATATTTTGATGGCTGCGTTGGCAGTCGCCGTGGCACGGTGGCAGGGCCGAAGAGGCGTGGTGCTGCCGTCGGTACTTCTGCGGCTGATAGGCCACGGTCGTCAGGAGCTAGCGGGGGCGGACCTATCGCGGACGGTGGGGTGGTTTAATTCGATATATCCACTGCGGATTGACCTATCCGGCATTCATTTGGACGAAGATCCAGCAGGTAATCCCGATGTTGCCGCAGCGGTACTGGCCGTGGCTCAGCGGGTGCAAAGTATCCCGGATGGCGGTGTTGGGTATGGGCTACTCCGGTATCTGAACCGAGACACCGCACTGGAGTTGCCTGATGAAATGCCAGGCCGGATCTGCTTCAACTATCTCGGTCAAATACAGACCGACGCAAAGGATGCCGGTGCATGGAAGCCAATCGTCGAGGGGCTGTATGAATCCATGCCAGACCCCGGGCTGCCCGCCGCTGCGGCGCTGGACATCACCGCGGTTGTGATCGACGGTCGGATGATTGGGGATTTCGGATTTCCCACGTTGTTGTTTGAGGTGAGGGAGGTGCAGGAGCTGGCCGAATTGTGGGCTGATGCGTTGTCCAGTTTGGTCGTAACACTGAGTAGTAGGTAA